One Elgaria multicarinata webbii isolate HBS135686 ecotype San Diego chromosome 6, rElgMul1.1.pri, whole genome shotgun sequence DNA segment encodes these proteins:
- the TESK1 gene encoding dual specificity testis-specific protein kinase 1 produces the protein MVLKMNKLMSNRGNMLREVQLMNRLSHPNILRFMGVCVHQGQLHALTEYINGGNLEQLLDSPTPLPWPVRIQLALDIARGLRYLHSKGIFHRDLTSKNCLVRCDDNGYTAVVGDFGLAEKIPTYSEGGGKEPLAVVGSPYWMAPEVLRGELYNEKADVFAYGIILCETIARVPADPDYLPRTEDFGLDVAAFCNLVGADCPTTFLQLAFHCCSMDPTSRPSFLEITQRLEAFLEQQRAARGSSEGVLVGDVKITPGSPAAAAVLNGKAAKETLVPNAPSGLLPLDQRLSRSQSDMFPPRPPAAPRAQDTPQRVNPFSQRQDLKGGRIKLFDTPSKSLISLTFDLPPPSPFPPGTPITPEPGVEAQCDFSEPVAFTRRCRSLPASPELPRRGQPPQPHSSDLLALGCVSPEPPCSPASELMDCSPDSPAPEPPGPAAPALAPPLANGNFISTAVSGVQPWPPNGLLLNNNSKPHGWAGGFSELSVPPSVDGVQPEHAGAALALNAPGVMEQDEVLACPACCLGPFSFSFASVCHRPAASTPRYQNLNCEAKSLQCPERHPQRHRKGLGPVLSEPSLKLPEAQS, from the exons ATGGTGCTGAAGATGAACAAGCTGATGAGTAACCGTGGCAACATGCTGCGCGAAGTGCAGCTCATGAACCGCCTCTCGCATCCCAACATCCTCCG GTTCATGGGCGTCTGCGTTCACCAGGGCCAGCTCCATGCACTGACGGAG TACATTAACGGTGGGAACTTGGAGCAGCTGCTGGAcagccccacccccttgccctgGCCGGTCCGCATCCAGCTGGCGCTGGACATCGCCCGCGGCCTGCGCTACCTGCACAGCAAGGGCATCTTCCACCGTGACCTCACTTCCAAG AACTGCCTCGTGAGGTGTGACGACAACGGCTACACGGCTGTCGTGGGGGACTTTGGCCTGGCCGAGAAGATCCCCACGTACAG cGAGGGGGGCGGAAAGGAGCCCCTGGCTGTGGTTGGTTCGCCCTACTGGATGGCACCAGAGGTTCTCCGGGGGGAGCTCTACAACGAGAAG GCGGACGTCTTTGCGTACGGCATCATCCTGTGCGAGACCATCGCTCGGGTGCCCGCTGACCCAGACTATCTGCCCCGCACTGAG GACTTTGGGCTGGACGTGGCCGCATTCTGCAACCTGGTGGGCGCTGACTGCCCCACGACGTTCCTCCAGCTGGCCTTCCACTGCTGCAGC ATGGACCCCACGTCTCGGCCCTCTTTCCTGGAGATCACACAGCGCCTGGAGGCGTTCCTGGAGCAGCAGCGGGCAGCCAGAGGCTCCAGCGAGGGTGTCCTGGTGGGGGACGTGAAGATCACGCCCGGGAGCCCAGCGGCAGCAGCTGTGCTGAACG GGAAAGCAGCAAAAGAAACACTCGTCCCCAACGCTCCGTCCGGCCTCCTGCCCCTGGACCAGCGCCTTTCCCGCAGCCAGTCCGACATGTTCCCACCCCGACCGCCGGCCGCGCCTCGTGCCCAGGACACTCCTCAGCGCGTCAACCCCTTCTCTCAGCGCCAGGACCTCAAAGGGGGCAGGATCAAGCTCTTTGACACGCCCAGCAAGTCTTTGATATCCCTGACCTTCGACCTGCCGCCCCCCTCGCCTTTCCCGCCAGGCACCCCGATCACCCCAGAGCCCGGGGTGGAGGCGCAGTGCGACTTCTCTGAGCCCGTCGCCTTCACGCGCAGGTGCCgctccctccccgcctccccggAGCTGCCCCGCCGAGGGCAACCCCCCCAGCCTCACAGCAGCGACCTCCTAGCGCTGGGCTGCGTCAGCCCGGAGCCCCCCTGCTCCCCTGCCAGCGAGCTCATGGACTGCAGCCCCGACAGCCCCGCCCCGGAGCCGCCCGGCCCTGCTGCGCCGGCCCTCGCTCCGCCTCTGGCCAACGGCAACTTCATCAGCACCGCGGTGTCCGGTGTCCAGCCGTGGCCTCCAAATGGACTCCTcctgaacaacaacagcaagccCCACGGCTGGGCTGGGGGGTTCTCGGAGCTGAGCGTGCCCCCCAGCGTGGACGGGGTGCAGCCGGAACACGCAGGTGCGGCCCTGGCCCTGAACGCGCCTGGCGTGATGGAGCAGGACGAGGTGCTGGCCTGCCCCGCCTGCTGCCTGGGCCCCTTCAGTTTCAGCTTTGCCTCCGTCTGCCACCGGCCTGCCGCCAGCACGCCTCGCTACCAGAACCTCAACTGTGAGGCCAAGAGCCTGCAGTGCCCAGAGAGGCACCCGCAGCGGCACCGCAAAGGCCTGGGGCCCGTGTTGTCAGAGCCCAGCCTCAAGTTGCCGGAAGCACAGTCCTAA
- the CD72 gene encoding B-cell differentiation antigen CD72 — protein MSQAVTYADLRFTMAPREKSLQAQQEVTGDGELTYENIHVSSSPQEKETASASKGPSRRLWLAVALGLSLVLLVTIIGLGVLLQRVSQQLQETSQAYKADNSSLAKRIEAQEESLRQKQTQLQKAQDQLLSRAKEKRDSEEALNATWTEACNDWCPQDWVLFQGKCLLFSREKKTWKESQRACEAASSRLLIITKSWGAVQFPGALQGAGHWIGLTASWLAEQQKWTWVWVNGAHYEGEGPLDPTSDMQPVWWTTSHLHPLDPGAESGMLANPVLPPPPTKAEFPKVPEPGPPVR, from the exons ATGTCTCAGGCTGTGACTTATGCAGACCTGAGGTTCACAATGGCCCCTCGAGAGAAGAGTCTCCAAGCCCAGCAAGAAG TGACAGGTGATGGGGAGCTCACCTATGAGAACATCCATGTGTCCAGCAGCCCCCAAGAGAAGGAGACTGCAAGCGCCTCAAAAG GCCCAAGCAGGCGACTCTGGCTGGCGGTGGCCCTGGGGCTTTCCCTCGTGCTCCTGGTCACCATCATAGGACTTGGCGTGCTGC TCCAGCGGGTCTCCCAGCAGCTTCAGGAAACTTCTCAAGCGTACAAGGCAGATAACAGCAGCCTGGCAAAGAGAATTGAGGCCCAGGAAGAGAGCCTGCGGCAGAAGCAGACACAGCTGCAGAAAGCGCAGgaccagctgctctccagggcaAAGGAGAAACGAGACTCGGAAGAGGCGCTGAACGCAACGTGGACCGAGGCTTGCAATG ACTGGTGCCCGCAGGACTGGGTGCTCTTCCAGGGGAAGTGCCTGCTCTTCTCCAGAGAAAAGAAGACGTGGAAAGAGAGCCAGAGGGCCTGCGAGGCCGCATCTTCCCGGCTGCTCATCATCACCAAGTCCTGGGGGGCGGTGCAGTTTCCG GGAGCTCTGCAGGGAGCTGGACATTGGATTGGACTTACTGCATCATGGTTGGCAGAGCAGCAAAAGTGGACGTGGGTCTGGGTCAATGGCGCACACTACGAAGG ggagggtcctcttgacccaacttctgaCATGCAGCCAGTCTggtggaccacctcccacctccacccGCTTGACCCTGGGGCAGAGTCTGGGATGTTGGCGAATccagtgctccctccccctccgacgAAGGCTGAGTTCCCAAAGGTccctgaacctgggcctcctgtccgataa